The following coding sequences lie in one Conexivisphaerales archaeon genomic window:
- a CDS encoding DUF1028 domain-containing protein encodes MIRTGTYSIVAIDKTKEQIGVGVQSHWFSVGSIVTWAKPSAGAVATQAFADPRYGYLGIELMSEGISAKKVLKMLLSTDEKADSRQVAMVDFKGEVASHTGKNCLPEAGHVAGEGYSAQGNIMKNRQVWIQMADAFERSEGELADRILASLYAGQKAGGDIRGMQSAAILVVKLKRSSEPWLDKIVDLRVEDSSKPLEELTRILTVHKAYVHADKGDAFLSEGKLEEAMKEYKRAFEFAPANEELRYWYAIGLLNSGKINEGLRELKAVYDTNPEMKRITPKLPNYGMLKVDEKLLKEIT; translated from the coding sequence ATGATAAGGACAGGAACATACTCAATCGTTGCAATTGATAAAACGAAAGAGCAGATAGGTGTTGGTGTTCAGTCTCACTGGTTTTCAGTTGGATCGATTGTCACCTGGGCAAAGCCCTCTGCTGGAGCTGTTGCAACCCAGGCCTTTGCAGACCCAAGATATGGATATCTTGGAATAGAGCTGATGTCTGAAGGAATAAGTGCTAAAAAAGTGTTAAAGATGCTACTTTCAACTGACGAGAAAGCTGACAGCAGACAGGTCGCTATGGTAGACTTCAAGGGAGAGGTAGCTTCCCATACTGGAAAGAACTGTCTGCCTGAAGCGGGACATGTTGCAGGAGAGGGTTACAGTGCTCAGGGGAACATCATGAAGAACAGGCAAGTATGGATCCAGATGGCAGATGCGTTTGAGAGAAGCGAAGGAGAGCTAGCTGACAGGATACTTGCATCGCTTTATGCTGGTCAAAAGGCTGGAGGAGATATAAGAGGAATGCAATCGGCAGCGATACTGGTGGTAAAGCTGAAGAGGTCAAGCGAACCTTGGCTTGATAAAATAGTCGACCTCAGAGTTGAAGATAGCAGTAAACCACTAGAGGAACTGACCAGAATCCTTACGGTGCATAAGGCATATGTCCATGCAGATAAGGGTGATGCCTTCCTTTCGGAAGGGAAACTGGAAGAAGCCATGAAGGAGTACAAAAGAGCGTTTGAGTTTGCCCCTGCTAATGAAGAATTGAGATACTGGTATGCTATCGGACTTCTGAACAGTGGAAAAATTAATGAAGGATTAAGAGAGTTAAAGGCTGTCTACGATACAAATCCAGAAATGAAAAGAATTACACCAAAATTACCAAATTATGGTATGCTGAAGGTGGATGAAAAGTTGCTGAAGGAGATAACATGA
- a CDS encoding transposase yields MSHPWKSTGDKRTIVWQQEQPCEILRYLTDMQEAVRYSLQVAYRDAIANEKRRIPSPIQLRREVRDWFYSRYDYARHHVNPVCRAAVAMLRSYRKNNQGELRIPQVKRLAMRIDSELFRIIDGQVRITLQPNRYVWLPVNATNKHYGEYSKGRVAELLITDRKVCLTFVVGEGRKPLGKKFVAQDLNFKSVVSTMSAPRDGRPSALEAVKTEPLSHIIRIQNDFSRRRRALQLHLKNPQKRARKLKETRGRQRDRVRDALHKLSTKMVRENPGASFIFEDLKGIRMTSRGAKKSRKLRTYLNRWPYRLYQSMVEYKSRNRTIYVSPRGTSSKCPVCGGKLKHPAWAVSRCVKCGVDYDRDRLASLAILCRGLRLCGQPFAVSADASWQQMRSEYLHTPSRPDAGRAGWTNAASAPNLGVYTKIHV; encoded by the coding sequence GTGAGCCACCCCTGGAAGTCTACTGGGGATAAGAGGACTATTGTCTGGCAACAGGAGCAGCCATGCGAGATACTACGGTACCTAACAGACATGCAGGAAGCGGTCAGGTATTCGCTCCAGGTGGCTTACAGAGATGCCATCGCAAACGAGAAACGCAGGATCCCGTCTCCCATCCAGCTGAGGAGGGAGGTTCGTGACTGGTTCTACTCTAGATATGACTATGCCAGGCACCACGTCAACCCTGTTTGCAGGGCTGCAGTAGCTATGCTGAGGTCCTACAGGAAGAACAACCAAGGTGAGTTGAGGATACCCCAAGTGAAGAGATTGGCGATGAGGATAGATTCAGAGCTGTTCAGGATCATCGACGGGCAGGTCAGGATAACACTCCAGCCAAACAGGTATGTCTGGCTCCCTGTCAACGCCACCAATAAGCATTATGGGGAGTACTCGAAGGGGAGAGTAGCAGAGCTGCTCATCACAGACAGGAAGGTCTGCCTGACGTTCGTGGTCGGGGAAGGGAGGAAACCTCTCGGGAAGAAATTCGTGGCACAGGACCTTAACTTCAAGAGCGTTGTTTCTACCATGTCCGCTCCCAGGGATGGAAGGCCTTCTGCCCTCGAAGCGGTGAAGACAGAGCCTCTCAGTCATATCATCCGGATACAGAATGACTTCTCAAGGAGAAGGAGGGCGTTACAGCTCCACTTGAAGAATCCTCAGAAGAGGGCGAGGAAGCTGAAGGAGACTAGAGGGAGGCAGAGGGACAGGGTCAGAGATGCACTCCACAAACTCTCTACGAAGATGGTGAGGGAGAACCCCGGCGCATCCTTCATCTTCGAGGACCTGAAGGGGATAAGGATGACGAGCAGGGGAGCGAAGAAGAGCAGGAAGCTGAGGACATATCTTAACAGGTGGCCTTACCGGCTCTACCAGTCGATGGTGGAGTACAAATCTAGAAATCGCACCATCTACGTGAGCCCACGTGGGACCTCATCGAAGTGTCCCGTCTGCGGTGGAAAGCTGAAGCACCCGGCGTGGGCTGTGAGCAGGTGCGTGAAATGTGGCGTGGACTATGACAGAGACAGGCTGGCCTCGTTGGCTATACTCTGTCGTGGCCTTCGCCTTTGCGGCCAACCGTTTGCCGTGAGTGCGGACGCCTCCTGGCAGCAGATGAGGAGTGAATACCTGCACACTCCCAGCAGGCCTGATGCAGGGAGAGCAGGCTGGACCAATGCTGCCAGCGCGCCGAATCTGGGCGTGTACACTAAAATACACGTTTAG
- a CDS encoding ParB N-terminal domain-containing protein gives MVTERVRRRKLADIPLDRIDPDSFVLRGEQGDVSELRESIKLLGLLEPLVVRRNPTGSKFLLLAEHRRYRALLSLGARKTKVVIDSESE, from the coding sequence TTGGTTACGGAAAGAGTAAGGAGAAGAAAACTGGCTGATATTCCTCTTGACAGGATAGACCCTGATTCGTTTGTCCTTAGAGGCGAGCAGGGTGATGTATCAGAGCTCAGGGAGTCGATAAAGCTGCTGGGACTGCTTGAGCCGCTTGTTGTCCGAAGAAATCCGACAGGCTCCAAGTTTTTGCTACTGGCAGAGCACAGAAGATACAGGGCGCTCCTCTCCCTCGGCGCTCGAAAGACGAAGGTGGTCATTGATTCAGAATCAGAATAA
- a CDS encoding AAA family ATPase, with the protein MISLEPYSLNFVYGPRQVGKTTGVKLLIKRLIQEKVFDPLSIFYLDLDAVVSLKVFRRLIEHIINQKKERGLTKVLVFLDGVTSVQEWWKILKFFIDSGELDDSSITVLGSSTIGLIKAPERFPGRTGKGKVVNVMPLNFAQFATVMGHEKREVLYRPNLATELWERYKWSGGFPKSINQHSDAKDSLISGVLSEVYRHGRDARIAQEILASVLQKIPFL; encoded by the coding sequence ATGATATCGCTGGAGCCTTATAGTCTTAATTTTGTTTATGGGCCGAGACAGGTCGGAAAGACAACTGGCGTAAAGTTGCTAATAAAAAGGCTGATACAAGAAAAGGTCTTCGACCCTCTATCCATCTTTTATCTTGACCTTGATGCAGTTGTTTCTTTAAAGGTATTCAGGAGGCTGATTGAACATATCATCAACCAGAAGAAAGAGAGAGGATTGACCAAAGTTCTGGTATTTCTAGATGGAGTCACTTCGGTGCAAGAATGGTGGAAGATATTGAAGTTCTTTATAGACTCAGGAGAGCTTGATGATTCGTCTATAACTGTTCTTGGCTCATCGACTATAGGACTGATAAAAGCTCCAGAGAGATTCCCAGGAAGGACAGGAAAAGGGAAAGTTGTCAACGTAATGCCTCTAAACTTTGCTCAATTTGCGACTGTGATGGGGCATGAAAAGAGAGAGGTTCTTTATAGACCAAATTTAGCTACAGAACTCTGGGAAAGATATAAGTGGTCCGGGGGCTTTCCTAAATCAATAAACCAGCATTCTGATGCAAAAGATTCTTTGATTTCTGGCGTCCTGTCAGAAGTTTATAGGCACGGAAGAGACGCAAGAATAGCCCAGGAGATTTTAGCTTCCGTTCTTCAGAAGATACCGTTTCTCTAA